The proteins below come from a single Pedobacter aquae genomic window:
- a CDS encoding STAS domain-containing protein, with the protein MKISTVKTDKALIINIEEAEANFSKSDQFKELVFQEIEKGNHQLILSFKQVDYLDSSFLGAVVAVLKHLIPLQGKLVLVELNTDIKNLFELTRLDKVFEIKDDVVEASNIF; encoded by the coding sequence ATGAAAATTAGTACAGTAAAAACCGATAAAGCGCTTATCATAAACATAGAAGAGGCTGAGGCAAACTTCTCAAAATCAGACCAGTTTAAAGAGCTTGTTTTTCAAGAAATAGAAAAAGGAAATCATCAATTAATACTATCATTTAAGCAGGTAGATTATTTGGATAGTTCTTTTTTAGGCGCTGTAGTTGCCGTATTGAAGCATCTTATCCCGCTTCAGGGCAAATTGGTTCTGGTAGAATTAAATACAGATATTAAAAACTTGTTTGAATTAACCCGTTTAGATAAAGTTTTCGAAATAAAAGATGATGTTGTAGAAGCTTCAAATATTTTTTAA
- a CDS encoding response regulator, whose product MNNKILLVDDEVLQLKIMERLLKSDGYQCISVTSVQEAELVLKHQIPDLIISDYEMPEANGFVFREKLLKNDALKNVPFLFLTSFNQEDLVQKGLDLQALDYIPKNIPPSQLLAKINNLMNTVHEHYQKSLSEIKNIAKKLNLSNIPAKAPILKHFEIHYFNQSYQNHPGGDFIDFIKINERYTVLILGDVMGKKWGAWFFSFSFLSYIRSAVRICVLDENLSLKEILSKINKVIYADEFLKDIFSTLSMVLVDDEEAKITYAGAGDLPLLKFSHQHDELSSHQSDGILLGFLENSTFSEQDINFEVGEEAYLVSDGMIDFEVNAVKKSDINLLKKRLYDLKVSGKSTEEIKEILFNKEVSQIDDCSFIIIKRK is encoded by the coding sequence TTGAATAATAAAATACTCTTAGTAGACGACGAAGTTTTACAACTGAAAATCATGGAAAGATTACTGAAATCTGATGGATATCAGTGTATTTCTGTGACTTCTGTACAAGAGGCCGAGCTTGTTTTGAAACATCAAATTCCAGATTTGATTATTTCTGACTATGAAATGCCTGAGGCTAATGGTTTTGTTTTTAGAGAAAAACTCTTAAAAAACGATGCTTTAAAAAATGTTCCTTTTTTGTTTTTAACATCTTTTAATCAGGAAGATTTGGTACAAAAAGGTTTAGACTTACAAGCCTTAGATTATATCCCTAAAAATATACCTCCAAGCCAGTTATTAGCAAAAATTAATAACTTGATGAATACGGTACATGAGCATTACCAGAAATCATTATCTGAAATTAAAAACATTGCTAAAAAGCTTAATTTAAGTAATATACCAGCTAAAGCACCCATCTTAAAGCATTTCGAAATACACTATTTCAACCAATCTTATCAAAATCATCCGGGTGGAGATTTTATAGATTTTATTAAAATTAACGAGCGTTATACGGTCTTGATTTTGGGCGATGTGATGGGGAAGAAGTGGGGTGCTTGGTTTTTCTCTTTTAGTTTTTTAAGTTACATCAGATCAGCAGTGAGGATATGTGTACTTGATGAAAATCTATCATTGAAAGAGATTCTGAGCAAGATTAATAAGGTTATTTATGCTGATGAGTTTTTAAAAGATATTTTCTCTACCCTAAGTATGGTTTTGGTTGATGATGAGGAAGCCAAAATTACCTACGCCGGAGCCGGAGATTTACCTCTATTAAAATTCTCTCATCAACATGATGAACTTTCGTCTCATCAATCAGACGGTATTTTACTAGGATTTTTAGAGAATAGTACTTTTTCTGAACAAGATATTAATTTTGAAGTGGGAGAAGAAGCTTATTTAGTTTCTGATGGGATGATAGATTTTGAAGTTAATGCGGTTAAAAAATCCGATATCAATCTACTTAAAAAAAGATTGTACGATTTAAAAGTTTCAGGAAAGTCAACAGAAGAAATCAAAGAAATTTTGTTTAATAAAGAGGTTTCACAAATAGATGATTGCAGTTTTATCATCATCAAAAGAAAATAA
- a CDS encoding glycosyltransferase family 2 protein, which translates to MSLVSIITVNYNQPQATIDFLKSVKAHYSTANLEVILIDNGSDENHHETFLKHYPEIVFIRSEKNLGFAGGNNLGLQVAKGDYLFLLNNDTEIIPGCIETMISEMEQNPQIGLLSPLILYHEDKSLIQYAGFTPLNYLTARNDCIGQFETNNGQYQTTSNETGFCHGAAVMCRKIDLQKAGKMDENYFLYYEELDWCEKFKRLGKKIWFTGKTHIYHKESVSVGKESALKTFFSVRNRMLFIRKNTSSLNTFAFSIYYCSIACPRMMLQYLLKGRKDLIKWVLKGVLWNFSNSIDSKNLGFKIKNS; encoded by the coding sequence ATGAGTTTAGTCTCCATCATCACTGTAAACTATAATCAGCCACAAGCTACTATAGATTTTCTAAAATCAGTTAAGGCACATTATTCAACTGCTAATTTAGAAGTTATTTTGATAGATAACGGCAGTGATGAAAATCATCATGAAACATTTCTTAAACATTACCCAGAAATAGTTTTTATACGCTCAGAAAAAAACCTTGGTTTTGCAGGTGGTAACAATTTAGGTTTACAAGTTGCCAAAGGAGATTATCTCTTTCTTTTAAATAACGATACAGAAATAATCCCAGGTTGCATAGAAACCATGATTTCTGAAATGGAACAAAACCCACAAATTGGCTTACTCTCTCCATTAATTCTTTATCATGAAGATAAAAGTCTGATACAATATGCAGGCTTCACTCCTCTTAACTATTTAACTGCTAGAAACGATTGTATAGGCCAGTTTGAAACCAACAATGGGCAATACCAAACAACAAGTAACGAGACTGGTTTTTGCCACGGTGCCGCTGTGATGTGCCGTAAAATCGATTTACAAAAAGCCGGGAAAATGGATGAAAATTATTTCTTGTATTACGAAGAATTAGATTGGTGCGAGAAGTTTAAAAGATTGGGCAAAAAAATATGGTTCACCGGAAAAACGCATATTTACCATAAAGAATCGGTAAGTGTTGGCAAAGAGAGCGCATTAAAAACCTTTTTCTCTGTAAGAAATAGGATGCTCTTCATCAGAAAAAATACTAGCTCTTTAAACACTTTTGCTTTTAGTATTTATTATTGTAGCATTGCCTGCCCTAGAATGATGCTTCAATACCTTTTAAAAGGCAGAAAAGATTTAATAAAATGGGTTTTAAAAGGTGTTTTATGGAATTTTTCTAATTCAATTGACAGTAAGAACTTGGGCTTTAAAATCAAAAATTCATGA
- a CDS encoding oligosaccharide flippase family protein, giving the protein MAFIQTIIQKVNNKHFLSLAGNGSMAVLAMLTVAILFRNLSLVQMGSWVFFQTIFTLIDGFRSGFLQTALIKFYSGVAHAKAKIILGATWYIAVILTLLFLGINLILYVVLSLLNDANPDFQTAVKWFGITFLMSLPYNVSTWILQADQRFDRLLLLRLINQILLILFVLALIYTENLNLNSVLIANLIALSMTSLFTILKKWSGIQYWFSRTQENVKELFHFGKYSVGSMVSSYLLRSSDNFIIMFFLGPAAVAMYSIPLRLMEIIEIPLRSFMATAMPAMSNAFNQNKLKDLTHIMNKYMGLLTFGLLPVSIIAVLLAHLAVSLIGGEKYITTDAVFTYQILMSFTILYPLDRFLGVTLDIINKPSLNFIKVILMLVVNIIFDVIGIYTLNSIIGVALASFFTFSVGIAFGYYSLKKYLNFSFLDIWVTSLNEIKLIFNKSLKV; this is encoded by the coding sequence ATGGCTTTTATCCAAACGATTATCCAAAAAGTAAATAATAAGCATTTTTTGTCATTAGCCGGGAATGGATCTATGGCAGTATTAGCAATGCTTACAGTTGCTATACTTTTTAGAAATTTAAGTTTGGTACAAATGGGTAGTTGGGTGTTTTTCCAAACTATTTTTACGCTAATAGATGGTTTTAGATCTGGCTTTTTGCAAACAGCTCTCATTAAATTTTACTCTGGGGTAGCGCATGCTAAAGCTAAAATAATTTTAGGTGCTACCTGGTATATAGCAGTTATTTTAACGCTTTTATTCCTTGGTATCAATTTGATTTTATATGTCGTTTTATCTTTATTAAATGATGCTAATCCAGATTTTCAAACTGCCGTTAAATGGTTTGGGATAACTTTTTTAATGTCTCTACCTTATAACGTTAGCACTTGGATTTTACAAGCCGACCAAAGGTTTGACAGGTTGTTACTTTTAAGACTTATCAACCAGATTTTATTGATTTTATTTGTTTTAGCCTTAATTTATACTGAAAATTTAAATCTAAACTCGGTCTTAATAGCCAATTTAATCGCGTTAAGTATGACCAGCTTATTTACTATCCTTAAAAAATGGTCGGGTATACAATATTGGTTTTCAAGAACTCAAGAAAATGTAAAAGAATTATTCCATTTTGGTAAATACAGTGTTGGCAGTATGGTGAGCTCTTATTTATTAAGAAGTTCTGATAATTTTATCATCATGTTTTTCTTAGGTCCGGCTGCTGTGGCCATGTACAGTATCCCTTTAAGGCTAATGGAAATTATCGAGATTCCGCTAAGAAGTTTTATGGCGACTGCAATGCCTGCCATGTCCAACGCTTTTAATCAAAATAAATTAAAAGATTTAACTCATATCATGAACAAGTATATGGGTTTGCTAACTTTTGGCTTGTTACCCGTATCAATTATAGCAGTTTTATTGGCACACCTTGCTGTTTCTTTAATAGGAGGAGAAAAATATATAACTACTGATGCTGTTTTTACGTATCAGATTTTAATGTCATTTACGATTTTATATCCATTAGATAGATTTTTAGGAGTTACCTTAGATATTATCAATAAACCCTCGCTCAATTTCATAAAAGTGATTTTGATGTTAGTAGTGAATATTATTTTTGATGTTATAGGGATTTATACTTTAAATTCTATTATTGGAGTTGCTTTAGCCAGTTTCTTTACTTTTTCTGTAGGGATAGCTTTTGGTTACTATTCATTAAAGAAATATCTAAATTTTAGTTTTTTGGATATTTGGGTGACTAGTTTGAATGAAATTAAATTGATTTTTAATAAGAGTTTAAAAGTTTAG